The genomic stretch TCTGCCGGTCAAAGCTAAACAATGTCGGCAGTGTATTAATAATCAACATACATCAGTACCACCACACCCAGTGTTGCACATAAGTAAGATTCCCTTGTGATCAGAGGGAAATCAGCACAGCCGGGTGTTGTAAGGACAGTGGATATTTTGAGTTGATGAGAGGTTGTTAACGTGATTGTTCAGTGATGAGACCTTAACATCACCCACAACAACTGTGTTTTGGTAGTTCCTGCGATGAGTCATTCTCTACTTGTGAGTCAGCAGACTCCAGACATCCCCTTAAGTATTCTGCCCAACACTTAATATTGCACAGCAGAAACATGACACAGCATTCAACACATCACTATATATTTTCCTGCCTTTAAGTGTCGAACACCTCTTCTCAGCTTCACTTTCCTTGTGAGACCTGCTGTGGGCTTGAAGGCAGATCCAGAGGTGCTGCAGTAGGTGCTCTGTCTGTAAGGCTCTTGCTGATCCTGTATTCATTACtacagtggttcccaacctggggtccgtgCCCCCCCCCCTCTCtagctctgaggctgtgatgttataaaaaatagatttttacattctagataaaatcagagtaacagactcactgtgtcatcacaagtctacctataaaacatttttaaaacacatttatttggtctttcttcaacttctctccacgctttcttcaggttggcttcgagttcatccagattcattagtttgtgtgcagttagaaaattactgatggaattggtgtctgaaaaacgcaaaacgggtgaagattcatcagtgcCTAAAAACTCTGGCTgtacctcgagagttaccttgAATTTGGTTTTGTgtaaggacaagacagaattatgttatttgtggtgaaatgctcgcaaatgacagcatgaagccagcaaACTACGGCGACATCAGGAAATAAatcacagttcagtaaagtcggaaagatattcacaaattcggacttccggcatcaataactcattaaatatacgttgtctaaacataaacgatgcctcttttccatctttgtaaggtagacaatgtgctacaagcccagtttaatcaaaagtagctgtctttcaagctgcagaaataacattggtgtctatgagcagccggctgtgtgacgagtgaacagggaccgtctgcaaaatgcaaaacaactgcaaacagcgaagagacctattcaacaaatttaataCAGCCAGCaactgctggtcatactacaactcttggtttgatattaaatattttttcttagaactttaaggattttttttttagttaaaaaaaaaatcaaaaattcaataacttaactcttatgcactgtagtgtcaccaaatttactgcagccataaactctctcctcctcatcagagtacaactcttggtttgatataaaatatatatatatttttttaataattttagggaattttctattagtaatacaattcaataacttctctcttatgttttgtagtgtacttatggggTGGTTTTTTTTGAGGGCGGGGGGgctggggctggggtgcagcttatagggggggctccaagccaaacacgTTGGGAACCACTGCATTACTACACAGCGACTGGCTTGTTTCTACTAGtgcttaataaaaaaaaaaaggttgttcTGTGCTGAGAAGACCAGTACTTTCTGAGTCTCCTCTAACCCATATATAATTCATCATGTATACAATGTACACTGACTTCTCTGTTGTCCATTAAGGTGAAGCCGTGGAAGTGACTGTAGCAAAATTTGATCTTGCAGCGACACATTTTATGTGATTGTCTGTCAGAagaattttaaatgaatatgCAGTGAGCTCTTGGAtcacaaaggttttttttttttgtgacaagcACTCTGACTGAGTtgctttctgctgtgtttgtagGCAGCACaaatcctctgtgtgtgttccagTTAGATGATCCTCCACAGAGGTTTAACACCTCTGTTCTGAAGAACACAACCAATCCTACCTGGGACCAGCCATTTATCTTGTAAGTTTAGTCTGAGATACCATCACTTTCCTTGAAGAcatgacatttgtttttgtaattacaTTATGCAGGAGTATATTAGCATGtccaaatatctttttttttttttttttgtcttaccaGTGAATTGAATGGACGATCAAAAGAGCTCAATATTCAGTTGGTGAATGATGGACAACCTCAAGAGAGTAAGGAAATATTTATATTCAATGCAATGAAGAGTTATTTTGTTCCTGAGCTGTAACTGTCACTTGCTTTGGtactaaaaaactaaattattatttttttctgtctcagatTCCTTACTAGGTCAGGTTTCAGTGCCTTTTGATCTTGTAAAGAAGCAGCCTAAAGGACAGCAAACATTTGCACTCATGACCAAAGACATCGTTACTGGATCACTTACTACTGACGTACGGACATCCCAGTGAACACTCAGATATGATCATGCTTGCTTTAACATAGCAGATTTGGTCGATTTATTTTCATGTATCTTGGGATTGTGTTCACACAAAGTTGGAATATAAACTTGAATTGTATCTTTCAGTTTACCTACCTGGAGCCCAGTGAGGTGAGGTCCTGGCACCCTCCTACCCCAGCCTCCAATAAGAGGGTGGAGATGGACCGTACAGTCATGCCCTGTGGCACCGTGGTCACCACCATTACAGCGGTGAAGAGCAAGCCAGGTCGACCACTCCCACTGAGCATAGGTACAGCACTGGAAACTGTCAGACTCAACAAGGGGGCAAGGATGACTCTTATTCTGAAAAGATATTTGTCCCTCTGTTGATATACAATAGTATGTCAGTGGCGCTGAGAGCTCAACACACTGCAACTTGAGTGAGAAAATTAGTAAAACATCTTTACCAGTCTGACAACACAGCAtttggaaacaaaacacaagtaaaTACAGAGAACAAGCTGAAAATAGCACAGACTATAGTGGAAATGTTTCCAAGACAAACTTCTTGTTGCAATGGTGACTCATGAAGTTACTGAAGTTGACtatctgtcatttttgttagAAAATGAGCTGGTGTTTGTTATAGCAGTTGAACTGCATTATTCTACTGCATTATTCTTACATCATTGCAGTTGTCTGTTGTTACACTTGGATTAAACCTGAATACACCATATTATACTACATGTATACATCAGTCTGTTGGTGTAAGTGTGATAACCAAGGTTTAAACTGACAAATATTCAAGCCTCCCCTCCAGGGAAGAACAGATTTATTCCAATCCTTTCCACTTGTAGAGTGGGAGATtctgtataatttttttatcttcagaatcagtgtctggtttgaacatgtatgaCTGAATCACTCCAATATTAACACTTGCAAGTAGTTTGTAAGGAGattcataggtgagctggtgtgcctgTGCTGCAATAAGTGGAGAGAAATGTTGGGACTTCACAGATCTGCACGTTCCCAGAGAAAGCAacggtgtagagttacatcacAGCAATTTTATGTCATCTTGATACATGGAGATGGATTTTTAGGGGGTTAATTACCCCAATGCATAATATCCCAAAAAATTCCCTGAACTTCCAGTACATGCCCTTGAAATGGTCTAATGACACAGTTTTGTGCTTCCTCAGATCCTGCCCAAAAAGTGGTGGTTAACAAGCCCAAGCTCACAGAGCGTCGTGTTTCAGAGCAGGTGTCTATGTTGGGAGGAACCGTCAGTAAGGCCCTGTCCTCCtctgacactgagctgctcatgCTCAACGGAACAGACCCAGTGGCTGAAGCAGCAATCAGACAACTCCACCAGTCTGCCAAGCAGAAACTCAAGTCCCCAGTGAAGAAGAGCACCATCATCATCTCAGGCATCGCAAAAGTAAGGACGAGCTCTGCCACTAGCAGCTCTTCACTGCTGCATCATACTGTTTTCCTAATTCACATCAGTACAGcagttttacttatttaatataaaaggGTTTAAAGGAGTAGGAAAAGCACTGAAGCCCAGGTGTGGCCAATCTAAATGATTTGCTTCAAGTTAAAGACAGTTTCTACCAACACTTTTATCGTGTTTCATAACCTGTTGTTTATCATTACGGAGGAAAGAAAGAGATCCTAAATGAAAGTACATGCCTTGTTTGAAGCAGGAAGAGACTCATGCATTTAGCAGTTTTCATAATCACATTGCCAAAGGAAATATGACTTTAAGtgtaattgattttttaaaatgggaaTGTGCTTAATTTCCCAGACGCCCCTGTCTCAGGATGATGAACTGGCTCTGATGGCAGGCTATGCTGCAGCGATGGATGCCTCGATGTCAGAGGGCAGCTCTACTCAGGACATGACCACAGCAATTGCGTCAGGGACCAGTAGCCCGCCAGAGGTGTCTGAACCCCAGGAAGGCCCCAGTGGAATAGGCCGGCCTCCAGAAGACTGGGAGAGCCAAACCGGAGAGGAACTAGACCATACCTCGCtttccatgtgtgtgtctgaggcgAGCTGCAAGAAGAGCAGAGGTGAGAAGTCACAGAGGGGACTCACTGGCTCCCCTAACTGTGGATGGACACGTTGGTGTTTCTGATCTTTATAGGAGTAATATTTTATAGTTTACTTTAAATCCTCAAATAAAATTGTTGCCTTAAAGGCACAAATTGATCAGTTTTCTCTGTGATgcaatctgtttttcttttctctctttcctttttgAACTATCATCACTGCCATCTTAGAGGAAAGCAGTGCTAAGCACACATTATGTCCTGATGAGTAAGTTACATCATGAG from Amphiprion ocellaris isolate individual 3 ecotype Okinawa chromosome 14, ASM2253959v1, whole genome shotgun sequence encodes the following:
- the LOC111575204 gene encoding C2 domain-containing protein 2 isoform X2 gives rise to the protein MSDSESFSSYFGLEDPQWLCMVTLFIASLVTLVLYFVQYFQYGIVGNKRRAAEDNAAKEEEAAALLGWALSLKSWKSQWRGAWCRALNDESRKRGGGVLLTFEEDGLEASELMLSQVSSFQKSAKNKAACCSVVGEKLQFSLSAASTAMAAADPCKYTVCITPLELQLHLRMQEAEDEVKVSWGVSHLETGELQVTPTFTQDNTNSCSVAAIKEHLRQLLCAIRPSVLLSCRPAQASEVKEAHNKLVSPPKPPRAHDWKLLVKNIRVTLNQEEDAAGSTNPLCVFQLDDPPQRFNTSVLKNTTNPTWDQPFIFELNGRSKELNIQLVNDGQPQENSLLGQVSVPFDLVKKQPKGQQTFALMTKDIVTGSLTTDFTYLEPSEVRSWHPPTPASNKRVEMDRTVMPCGTVVTTITAVKSKPGRPLPLSIDPAQKVVVNKPKLTERRVSEQVSMLGGTVSKALSSSDTELLMLNGTDPVAEAAIRQLHQSAKQKLKSPVKKSTIIISGIAKTPLSQDDELALMAGYAAAMDASMSEGSSTQDMTTAIASGTSSPPEVSEPQEGPSGIGRPPEDWESQTGEELDHTSLSMCVSEASCKKSREESSAKHTLCPDEQLPTEECEALLPAASPAQRPGDEPVTQ